One window from the genome of Pseudobdellovibrionaceae bacterium encodes:
- a CDS encoding AMP-binding protein, whose protein sequence is MLEDKYILKHNVHCIWDTRKWSEESLLHITSVAREFLNSSDIHCRGYLFQTSGTTDQPKFILHTEDTLTSCAQGCQLWLELTQADRWMNVLSEFHMGGFSTYFRTQVLRLKPVHTTTWDLQALPEQFEEHQCTLISLVPTQIYQIVEAQLHAPKGLRLTLVGGGALDSTLQQKANSLGWNVVRSLGSTETGSQIFTEKRGPTLLGAWALPHFEVRTDSQSVLQVKGAGLFKGYVVQEGQDYRVLPAVLDAEGFWTSADRVLLDGRKIVKFYGRITDQVKILGHLVDVNQVRDKWKEFLREQQCHAEAHLEVLPDIKSENQVVLCVEQFDAGWDELIKQWNQRVASFEGIRGWFYLKQIPRSDIGKVQSYQIKRLFSYDG, encoded by the coding sequence GTGTTAGAAGACAAATACATCCTGAAACATAATGTGCATTGTATTTGGGATACTCGTAAGTGGAGCGAAGAGTCTCTTTTGCACATCACATCTGTGGCCAGAGAGTTTTTAAATTCTTCAGACATCCACTGTCGCGGGTATCTCTTCCAAACCTCAGGCACCACGGATCAGCCCAAATTTATTCTCCATACAGAAGACACTCTGACCTCTTGCGCGCAAGGGTGTCAGTTATGGTTGGAACTGACGCAAGCGGATCGTTGGATGAATGTGCTTTCGGAATTTCATATGGGAGGCTTTTCTACCTATTTTAGAACGCAAGTTTTACGTTTAAAGCCTGTGCATACGACCACATGGGACCTTCAAGCTCTTCCAGAGCAATTTGAAGAGCATCAGTGCACGTTGATCTCTTTGGTGCCTACGCAGATTTATCAGATTGTAGAGGCTCAGTTACATGCCCCAAAGGGTTTACGCTTAACCTTGGTGGGTGGAGGAGCATTAGATTCGACACTTCAGCAAAAGGCCAATTCTTTGGGGTGGAATGTTGTCAGATCCTTAGGTTCTACCGAGACAGGGTCGCAAATCTTTACTGAAAAACGGGGTCCCACTCTTTTAGGAGCTTGGGCCTTACCCCACTTTGAGGTGCGCACTGACTCGCAGTCAGTGCTTCAGGTGAAAGGGGCAGGATTATTTAAAGGTTATGTGGTGCAAGAGGGTCAAGACTATCGAGTGCTTCCTGCGGTTTTAGATGCAGAAGGTTTTTGGACCAGCGCCGATCGAGTGCTGCTTGACGGCCGAAAGATAGTGAAATTTTATGGTCGCATAACAGATCAGGTAAAAATCTTAGGACACCTAGTGGATGTCAATCAAGTGCGCGATAAATGGAAAGAATTTCTTCGGGAGCAGCAGTGCCATGCTGAAGCTCATCTTGAAGTTTTACCTGATATCAAATCAGAGAATCAAGTGGTCTTGTGTGTAGAACAGTTCGATGCTGGGTGGGATGAGCTCATTAAACAATGGAATCAAAGAGTAGCTTCGTTTGAAGGCATCAGAGGTTGGTTTTACTTAAAGCAAATACCTAGGTCGGATATCGGTAAGGTCCAGTCATATCAAATTAAACGCCTATTTAGTTATGATGGATGA
- a CDS encoding polyprenyl synthetase family protein, with product MSLEFKIYSPTDFPAYLPKLNQLYDQLFEGGKGFRARLVTQIAEFVSLDASTTSLLAQTVEFIHNSSLLHDDLIDKAPMRRGKAAAWMEYGPEYTVLAGDYLLARVVLNLSQHGHIGLVQITGKALSDLLEGEWLQDSIRHDISVTWEQMDRIHRLKTSSLFSWCIKAPFVFKNYSDDIVNLLSEMGDDLGALLQRSDDLLDFNIRNAEGKTTFTDLKAGYLNLFSIELFQTPEQRQKAFQLQSLEQVYELVGQQKFEHALNAFDTKNAKLIAGVVQKAAKIQEKCNLSPDFVEFVEAIATKIYWRDQL from the coding sequence ATGAGTCTAGAGTTTAAAATTTACAGTCCTACGGACTTTCCTGCATATTTGCCCAAGCTCAATCAGCTGTATGACCAATTGTTCGAGGGTGGGAAGGGTTTTCGTGCCCGACTGGTCACTCAAATTGCTGAATTTGTAAGCTTAGATGCCTCTACAACGAGTTTGCTCGCTCAAACCGTGGAGTTTATCCACAATTCTTCTTTGTTGCATGACGATCTGATTGATAAGGCTCCGATGAGGCGCGGCAAAGCGGCGGCCTGGATGGAGTATGGTCCAGAATATACGGTTCTTGCAGGGGATTATCTGTTGGCTCGTGTGGTGCTCAACCTGTCTCAGCATGGGCATATTGGTCTGGTGCAAATCACAGGTAAAGCTCTTTCTGATCTTCTAGAAGGGGAGTGGCTACAGGATAGCATTCGCCACGACATCAGTGTCACTTGGGAGCAGATGGATCGCATTCATCGCTTAAAAACCTCGTCTTTATTTTCTTGGTGTATTAAAGCGCCCTTTGTTTTTAAAAATTACAGTGATGATATTGTAAATCTATTATCCGAGATGGGTGATGATTTGGGAGCATTGCTGCAAAGAAGCGATGATCTTTTGGATTTTAATATCAGAAATGCTGAAGGCAAAACCACTTTTACAGATTTAAAGGCAGGTTATCTCAATCTCTTTTCTATTGAATTATTTCAAACACCAGAACAGCGTCAAAAGGCATTCCAGTTACAATCGCTAGAGCAAGTGTACGAATTGGTGGGCCAACAAAAATTTGAACACGCCTTAAACGCCTTTGACACCAAGAATGCAAAGCTTATTGCTGGGGTTGTGCAAAAGGCAGCAAAGATTCAAGAAAAATGCAACTTAAGTCCTGACTTTGTAGAATTTGTGGAAGCTATAGCGACTAAAATTTATTGGCGAGATCAATTGTAG
- a CDS encoding class I SAM-dependent methyltransferase, translating into MNVKEVLLDQNAEESSLLSEFLNKYSDAYSFHRVPFSGQEQLFLTCQNDRVGLIKGKQKICCVDWTEETLLKRFAQTSTKEIFIQAVTNKKSSTVLYDLTAGMGKDCFIASKFFERVVLVERNPIVHLLLQDGLRRALKHDKAARFARKILLHCMDAEVALHSIQQATPNFPWPDVIYFDFMFENKKSQSTKSMEILRELESMDGDANIKNGELISRALNLNPAPKVVLKAKKLPDDTEVSPKKTYTGKVVDYHVF; encoded by the coding sequence GTGAATGTTAAAGAGGTTCTCTTAGACCAAAACGCGGAAGAGTCCTCACTGCTCAGTGAGTTTCTGAACAAGTACAGTGACGCCTATTCTTTTCATCGGGTTCCTTTTTCAGGACAAGAGCAATTATTTTTAACTTGTCAGAATGACCGTGTGGGTTTGATCAAGGGCAAGCAAAAAATCTGCTGTGTGGATTGGACCGAAGAGACTTTGCTAAAGAGATTCGCTCAAACTTCAACAAAAGAAATATTCATTCAGGCTGTCACAAATAAAAAATCATCGACAGTGTTATATGATCTGACTGCGGGCATGGGTAAGGACTGTTTTATTGCCTCTAAATTTTTTGAACGTGTAGTTCTGGTTGAGAGAAACCCTATTGTGCACTTATTATTGCAGGATGGGCTGCGACGGGCTTTGAAGCACGACAAAGCCGCACGATTTGCCCGTAAGATTTTGTTACATTGTATGGACGCAGAGGTGGCATTGCACAGTATTCAGCAAGCCACTCCTAATTTTCCATGGCCTGATGTGATCTATTTTGATTTTATGTTTGAAAATAAAAAATCCCAAAGCACAAAATCCATGGAGATTTTACGAGAGCTAGAATCAATGGATGGTGACGCCAATATCAAAAACGGCGAGTTGATTTCACGAGCCTTAAATTTAAATCCTGCTCCCAAGGTGGTTCTTAAAGCAAAAAAACTTCCAGATGACACAGAAGTGTCACCCAAGAAGACCTACACAGGGAAGGTCGTAGATTATCATGTGTTTTAG
- a CDS encoding SpoIIE family protein phosphatase, with protein MSQSEDELRRECEILRAQLVQKTHVIEVFKAELEKTNEVLVGLKKKLQNDYKALTSLFRFIVPTKNPQITGFEFSTQYKPGSQVNGDYFDIFEHKDKLKFGTMMSRSQSPSSSAVVLGLILKMGRELDHMQTHHPSDTLSHLVSELSKDLKEMPDILLGYFDKRSYVYSYAFTGKMFGMVYSIQNSKWVDLFNGKKDLETHEVKLEGKDRVVLISEGFFQSPNSKGELLAHEDVMAVLANISPDSGPHDVRHELLYLLDQHLVGMPQAHDVTLVIFSPDEPVLRLA; from the coding sequence ATGAGCCAATCAGAAGACGAATTGCGTCGCGAATGTGAGATACTCAGAGCACAACTTGTGCAAAAGACACATGTTATTGAAGTGTTTAAGGCGGAGTTGGAGAAGACCAATGAAGTGCTAGTTGGACTTAAGAAAAAATTACAAAACGACTATAAGGCACTCACTTCATTATTTAGATTTATTGTTCCGACAAAAAATCCACAAATTACAGGCTTTGAATTTAGCACACAGTATAAACCTGGGTCTCAGGTCAATGGGGATTATTTTGATATTTTTGAACACAAAGACAAATTGAAGTTCGGCACGATGATGAGTCGTAGCCAAAGCCCTAGCTCATCGGCTGTGGTTTTGGGTTTAATTTTGAAAATGGGTCGAGAGCTAGACCACATGCAGACTCACCACCCCTCAGACACTTTATCGCATTTGGTGTCAGAGCTGAGCAAAGACCTTAAAGAGATGCCTGATATTCTATTGGGTTATTTTGATAAACGCAGTTATGTCTACAGTTATGCCTTTACGGGCAAGATGTTTGGTATGGTGTATTCTATCCAAAACTCTAAGTGGGTTGATCTTTTTAATGGCAAAAAAGACCTAGAGACCCATGAGGTCAAATTGGAAGGCAAAGACCGTGTGGTTTTGATTTCTGAAGGTTTTTTTCAAAGCCCTAATTCTAAGGGCGAGCTATTGGCTCATGAAGATGTGATGGCTGTACTTGCTAATATCAGCCCTGACAGTGGGCCGCATGATGTGCGTCATGAACTGTTGTATCTTCTGGACCAGCATTTGGTGGGAATGCCACAGGCGCATGATGTGACGCTTGTGATCTTCTCGCCAGACGAACCAGTACTTCGTTTAGCTTAA
- a CDS encoding citrate synthase (catalyzes the formation of citrate from acetyl-CoA and oxaloacetate), with protein sequence MAEIYEGAIDKGLEGVVACSTAISSIVDATLCYRGYTIEDLAANANYEETVYLLWNDKKPTDVELKTYKEKINANLNLEPELQDILRKVPTDIHPMSWLRTAVSLVAHWDSNANEIDNKSREEIGFKLVAKLPLLVAFYENLRKGKTDALPELQPEKGIAWNFLYALNGKEPSANAVKIFDTCLVLHADHELNCSAFASRVTTSSLSDVYSAVVSAIGALKGPLHGGANEQVMLMLKEVATVEKAKTWVKDALANKVKIMGFGHRVYKNGDPRAKILKGMSQSLCEETGMSQYYEMSNLIEETVKNEKGLLPNVDFYSATVYYAMGIPIDLYTPIFAVSRVSGWLAHIYEQLDNNRIYRPRGKWVGHTGLKW encoded by the coding sequence ATGGCTGAGATTTATGAAGGTGCAATTGATAAGGGTTTGGAAGGGGTTGTGGCCTGCTCTACAGCCATTTCATCTATTGTAGACGCAACACTTTGTTACCGTGGATACACCATTGAAGATTTAGCTGCAAATGCCAATTATGAAGAGACCGTGTATCTGTTGTGGAACGACAAAAAGCCTACAGATGTTGAACTGAAAACCTACAAAGAAAAAATCAATGCCAATTTAAATCTAGAGCCTGAGTTGCAGGATATTTTAAGGAAAGTTCCTACAGACATTCACCCTATGTCTTGGCTAAGAACTGCGGTGTCGCTAGTGGCTCACTGGGATAGCAATGCCAATGAAATTGATAACAAAAGTCGCGAAGAGATCGGCTTTAAATTGGTAGCCAAGCTTCCTTTGCTCGTCGCATTTTATGAAAACTTAAGAAAGGGCAAAACAGACGCTTTACCTGAGCTGCAACCTGAAAAAGGAATTGCGTGGAATTTCTTGTATGCGCTTAATGGTAAAGAGCCTTCTGCCAATGCCGTAAAGATTTTTGATACCTGTTTAGTATTGCATGCCGATCACGAATTGAACTGTTCGGCCTTTGCTTCAAGAGTCACTACATCTTCTTTGAGCGATGTGTACTCTGCGGTAGTCAGTGCCATTGGGGCTCTTAAAGGACCTTTGCATGGGGGAGCCAACGAACAGGTGATGCTCATGTTAAAAGAAGTAGCTACAGTGGAAAAGGCAAAAACCTGGGTGAAAGACGCCTTGGCGAATAAAGTTAAAATCATGGGCTTTGGTCACCGTGTGTATAAAAATGGTGATCCAAGAGCAAAAATCTTAAAAGGCATGAGCCAATCTTTGTGCGAAGAAACAGGAATGTCACAGTATTATGAAATGTCAAATTTGATCGAAGAGACCGTTAAAAACGAAAAAGGTCTACTTCCTAACGTCGATTTCTATTCTGCAACAGTGTATTACGCTATGGGCATCCCTATTGATCTGTACACTCCGATTTTTGCAGTATCACGTGTATCGGGTTGGCTGGCTCATATTTACGAACAGCTTGATAACAACAGAATTTATAGACCTCGTGGGAAATGGGTCGGACACACTGGATTGAAGTGGTAG
- the elbB gene encoding isoprenoid biosynthesis glyoxalase ElbB: MQKKIAVILSGCGYLDGSEITEATSALIALSAQGVDYKIFAPKVTLKPTSHVDESLLEPAPRNTLEESARIARGNIQDIADLNPKLFDGIVFPGGYGVAKNLCSWAQDGSKCSVHPKVKETIEAFYESSKPILAICIAPALIARVLGQITPVNLTIGNDKATAAEIQKTGCEHVECTVDDFVTDREAKVISTPAYMYEAKPHQVFTGIQKAVAEFVEMA; encoded by the coding sequence ATGCAAAAGAAAATTGCCGTTATTTTGTCTGGCTGCGGATATTTGGATGGAAGCGAGATCACCGAGGCCACGTCTGCACTGATTGCCCTTTCCGCGCAAGGTGTGGATTATAAGATTTTTGCTCCCAAGGTGACTCTTAAACCCACATCCCACGTTGACGAGAGTCTGTTAGAGCCCGCTCCTCGTAACACTCTCGAAGAGTCTGCACGAATTGCCCGTGGTAACATTCAAGACATTGCTGACTTAAATCCTAAACTCTTTGATGGTATTGTGTTTCCTGGTGGATATGGTGTAGCTAAAAACCTATGCTCTTGGGCACAAGATGGTTCTAAATGCTCTGTTCACCCTAAAGTCAAAGAGACCATTGAAGCATTTTATGAATCTAGCAAACCTATTCTAGCCATTTGCATTGCTCCCGCGTTGATCGCCAGAGTGTTGGGACAAATCACACCAGTGAATTTAACCATCGGTAACGATAAAGCCACCGCAGCAGAGATCCAAAAGACAGGATGCGAGCACGTCGAGTGTACTGTAGATGATTTTGTGACTGACAGAGAGGCTAAGGTGATCAGCACTCCAGCTTATATGTATGAAGCAAAACCTCATCAAGTTTTTACAGGCATACAAAAGGCTGTCGCTGAATTTGTAGAAATGGCTTAA
- the nth gene encoding endonuclease III: MKSKTSKSKNTQTGRSQRSKGLVYKAVRSKASNSRESSQRVYKTPKAFTSWVKKLIHLMNTYYPDVKCALNYSNPEELLVATILSAQCTDKRVNIVTETLFKKYKVPQDLATIDLEELEQAIKSTGFYKNKAKNIKACCQELVRVHGGRVPPDMEKLKALAGVGRKTANVVLGECFQIADGIVVDTHVRRLSNRFELTQSQNPIVIEKDLQKIIPPKHWIEFSHWLIHHGRGPCKAQRPRCEDCFLMKDCPSSTQRGLLIAK, from the coding sequence ATGAAATCCAAAACATCAAAGTCAAAAAATACTCAGACAGGACGAAGCCAAAGGTCCAAAGGACTTGTTTATAAGGCGGTACGCTCGAAAGCTTCCAACAGTCGTGAGTCGAGCCAGAGAGTGTATAAGACTCCGAAGGCTTTTACGAGTTGGGTTAAAAAACTAATTCATTTGATGAACACATATTATCCTGATGTTAAATGTGCGTTAAACTATTCTAATCCTGAAGAACTTTTGGTGGCGACGATTCTAAGTGCACAGTGTACGGATAAGAGAGTAAATATTGTCACTGAAACCTTATTTAAAAAATATAAAGTACCTCAAGACTTAGCCACCATAGACCTTGAGGAGTTAGAGCAGGCCATTAAGTCTACAGGATTTTATAAAAATAAAGCCAAAAACATTAAAGCCTGTTGCCAGGAATTAGTGAGAGTACATGGTGGGCGCGTGCCTCCTGATATGGAAAAGCTCAAAGCCCTTGCGGGTGTAGGGCGAAAGACCGCCAATGTGGTTCTGGGGGAGTGCTTTCAGATTGCTGATGGGATTGTGGTGGACACCCATGTTAGACGACTCAGTAATCGGTTTGAGCTGACACAATCACAGAATCCTATTGTGATTGAAAAAGACCTGCAAAAGATCATTCCTCCAAAGCACTGGATTGAGTTTTCTCATTGGTTGATTCACCATGGTCGAGGTCCATGTAAAGCCCAGCGTCCTAGATGTGAAGACTGTTTTTTGATGAAAGACTGCCCTTCTTCAACTCAAAGGGGCTTGCTCATTGCTAAATAA
- a CDS encoding DoxX family protein produces MIKELSESLRYVGHYFALCFLRISIGIYVWQWGWAKWTGNYLTDPILAGNIEQWAVKNRPPFFIETLFTDYMTTYWSVVAYAQTIFELLAGFLLIIGFCVRPTSLLLVVYFWFFSYIEPQTSWNFINLFLLSLFTVSWAGAGRCLGIDYYFYKRRRGLLW; encoded by the coding sequence ATGATTAAAGAGCTCAGTGAAAGTTTAAGATATGTTGGTCATTATTTTGCCCTTTGTTTTTTGCGCATTTCTATAGGTATTTATGTTTGGCAGTGGGGTTGGGCGAAGTGGACGGGCAATTATCTGACCGACCCTATCTTGGCAGGAAACATTGAGCAGTGGGCAGTAAAGAATAGACCGCCTTTTTTTATTGAGACTTTATTCACAGACTATATGACAACATACTGGTCTGTGGTGGCTTACGCTCAGACGATATTTGAACTCTTAGCGGGGTTTTTACTGATTATAGGTTTCTGTGTACGCCCTACGAGTTTACTACTTGTCGTATATTTTTGGTTTTTTTCTTACATCGAACCACAGACGTCTTGGAATTTTATCAATCTCTTTCTGCTTTCTTTATTTACGGTAAGCTGGGCAGGAGCTGGCCGTTGCTTGGGGATTGA